TGACGCCCGACCACGATGTCCACATCTACGATCAGGACCTCGGCCGGATGGTCTCCGTGCCCGCGGGGAAACTCGACGAGTCCGATTGTCTCGTCACACCGAAACACCTCGACAGCACCGATCCGGGCGACGAGCCGAAACGGTTCGACCTCCTCGAAGTATTCATCGAGTCCGACGTTGTCGACGACGACCGGTTGATGGTCAAAGGGCTGGACAAGGACCGCCTGTACGACCGCTTCCAACGCCGCCTCGCCGACGAGTGGGAGGGCCGTTTCTACCCGCTCCAGAGCACGGCCGACTATCTTGGACTCACGAAAAAGACGCTGAGCAACTACCTCTATCGGGAGAGCATCCCGGTCGCGTTGCTGAGTCGCTTCTTCGACTCGACGGCCGACCTGCTCGCGTTCGTTCCGGACGGCGCGACACTCGGCGTCAAACGCGACGGGACGGAGATCGACCGGTACGTCACTCTCGACGAGCGTGTCGCGACGCTTCTGGGGTACTACGCCGCCGAGGGATTCGCTCGGGTTCAGGACACTCCCAAGGGGAAGATCCACCAGACGACAGTCTGTGGCACGGACGACGAGGCGCGGGAGTTCTTCCTCGACGTACTGTCGGAGGAGTTCGGCGTCGACCCGTACGCCGAGAACCACGCGAAGATCACCGTCTCGGGCCGATTGCTCCGGGGGTTCTTCGATACCGTGCTGGACGCTGGCTGTTTCGCCCATTCCAAGCGGGTCCCGCAGTGTATCTTCGACTCGCCCGACCGGATTGTCGGCGCCTACCTCGCTGGATACTTCAGTGGCGACGGCACCGCCGACGGACAGGCCCCTCGCGTTTCGGCGACGACAGTGAGTCCGGAACTCAAGTCCGATCTGCTCGCGTTGCTGACCCGACTGGGAATCACCGCGACGGTCAACCACACGGAACCGGTGGCGCTCTCCGACGCGTTCCCGGAGTTCTACGACGAAGGCGACGAGTCGCGCTCGCGCCACAGCTACGAGATAACCGTCTCCCGGGACGACGCAGTTCGGTTCGCCGACCGCGTCGGGTTCCACCTCTCCGAGAAGGACGACCGCCTCCGCAGACAGGTCGGCGAACGCGAATCCACCGGCCGCCACGCGTATGTCTTCGACGGTGGGGCCAGCGAGTACCACCTCGATCCGGTCCAGGCGGTTTCGTACGTCGAATCCGACACCGAGCACGTTTACTGTCTCACCGTCGCGGAGAACCACTCGCTCGTCGCGGGAGACCTATCGGTCAAGCAATGTGACGGCGACGAAGACTGCGTGATGCTTCTGATGGACGGGCTGCTCAACTTCTCGAAGCAGTTCCTGCCGGACCAGCGCGGCGGCCAGATGGACGCGCCGCTGGTCATGTCCTCGCGGATCGACCCGGCGGAGATCGACGACGAGGCCCACAACGTCGACATCATGCGGGAGTACCCACGGGAGTTCTACGAGGCGACCCGCGAACTCGCGGACCCCGAGGACGTGGAGGACGTGATGACCATCGCTGAGGAGACGCTGGGCACCGACGAGGAGTACACCGGTTTCGACCACACCCACGACACGACGAACATCGCCGCGGGGCCGGACCTCTCGGCGTACAAGACGCTGGGGTCGATGGAGGAGAAGATGGACGCCCAGCTGGATCTGTCGCGGAAGATCCGTGCGGTCGACGAGACGGACGTGGCCGAGCGGATCATCGAGTACCACTTCCTGCCGGACCTCATCGGGAACCTGCGGGCCTTTTCCCGGCAGGACGTGCGCTGTCTGGACTGCGGCGAGAAGTACCGGCGGATGCCCCTGACCGGCGACTGCCGGGAGTGCGGCGGCCAGGTCAACCTCACCGTCCACGAGGGGTCGGTCAACAAGTACATCGAGACGGCGACCCGCGTCGCCGAGGAGTTCGGCTGCCGCACCTACACGAAACAGCGGCTCGAAGTGCTCGAACGGTCGATCAACCGCGTCTTCGAGGACGACACCAACAAGCAGTCCGGCATCGCCGACTTCATGTGAGCGGTTGCGGTGCGGTCGGCGCGTGCTGTCGCGCGCGTTCATGCGCGCGACCGTAGCCGCGCGAGGGATTCACGACTCGTGTGTCGCGAATCGGCTGGGGAGGCTCGTGGCTGTCTGCGGTGCTGTGCAGGGCAGTCGCGGTGCCGTGCTGTGCAGTTGCGGTCCCTGGCGGACTGAACGGGCGAGGCGCGCTCGCGCTTGTGTAGTCGCCTGAGCGGGCCACTATCCGCGCGGGCGGTGCAGAGAGCGCGGATATCCCGCTCAGCGACCGCGAGCGCGCCGAGAGCTTTCATCGCTTGTTGTCCCCTGCGGTACCGTCGCCAGCTAGCGTGCGAATCGAGAACGAAACAGCACAGACGACCCGCGCTACAGCTCCACGGTATCGAGCGAGTCCGAGATCTCCGAGACGTGCTCATTGAAGGCGTCGACGAAGCCGGAGAAGTCGTCGGCGTGGGCGCGCAGGTCCTTCGGGGCGGGCGGCTGGTACTGCGAGAGCAGGTAGACGCCGCCCTCGCCGCCGACGCGGAGGTAGCTGGCCCGGCCCTCCTCCCACTTGAGTTCCCAGCGCGAACTCCCCACGCGGGCCGAGAACGTGCCGTAGTCGTTGCCCTCGACGCGGTTGAGCTGCTGGGCCATCTGATCGCAGGCCTCGCGCATCCGCGAGAGGATGCGCTCGCGCGCTTCGACCACGGAATCGACGGACTCGATCGCGGGCAGGTCGTCGGCGGCGTCGTCGAGGACGCCGTCGAGCGACCGGACGTAGTCGTTGAACGACTCGACGAAGGCGTCGTAGTCGGTCATCGCGGCGGCGAGGTCCTCCGGTTCGGGCGGCTGCTGGGTGGAGACGACGTAGGTGTCGGCGCCCCGCCCCTCGAAGCGGAGGTACTGCACGTCGCCGCCCTCGTACTTGAGCGTCCAGGTGCCCCGGTCGGTGTCGAACGCCCGCTGACCGTAGTCGCCGCCCTGAATGCGGGCGAGTTCGCGCGCGATCCGGCCGGCGTGGTCGGTGACTTCGGCGACCACCTCGTCCCGGCGGTCGGCGGCCGCGTCGGCGCCGACGACGTCCGCGTCGAGCCCTGCTGTCATCGACGGATCCACGAGCGGGAGCGGCATAACACCCGCGTTCCCGCCCGCCTGTGCCGGAGGTTGCGGGCGACACGTCGCGGACGGACCGCCGTCTCGTCGCACCGTATCGACACCTACTTTCGCGCCTGGGGCCGACGAACGGGCATGTACGTCGGACGCTTCGTCGTCGTCGCACCCGAGGTGGGCGCCTACCGCGTCTCCTCCCGTTCGTTCCCCAACCGGAAGGCGACCGGCCGCGAGCCGGGCACCGTCACCGTCGGCCCCACGCCCGACGCCCCCGAGACGGACAACCCCTACGTCGAGTACAACTGCCTGCGGCTGACCGACCGCGGCGCCGTGGTCGGCAACGGCTCGCACGTCGACCCCATCGCCGAGAAGCTGGCGCTGGGCTACCCCGCCCGCGACGCCCTCGCCGAGCCGCTGCTGGCGCTGGACTTCGAGAAGGACGACTACGACACGCCCCGCGTGGCGGGGATCGTCGGCGTCGACGCCGCGGACCCGAGCACGAACGCCGACGGGCCCGGCGCGGTGATCGGGACCGTCCGCCGCGACGCGCTGCTGGTCGAGGAAGTGACGGAGCCGACGCTGGTCGCCACCTACGAGAAGGACAGCCCGGAGCCCGTCGACTTCGCGGCGACCGACGCCGCCGCGGCCGCCAGCGAGGCCTACGGGATGGACTTCGAACACGAGGTCTGCGCCGTCGGCGTCTCCGGCGACAGCGTTGCCGGCTTCGAGACGGCCATCTTCAACGGCGAGGCGTAGTCCGGTCCCCGGCCGGGCGGCGCCGTCTCCCCGAGGGGTGTCTGCCGTAGTACTAAGAGCGAGGAGCGCGCACGGCAGGCCATGAAGGTGGGTATCATCTCGGACATCCACGGGAACCTCGTGGCGCTGGAGGCGGTCCTGGCGGACATGCCGCCGGTCGACCGGCTCGTCTGCGCGGGCGACGTGGTCGGGTACAATCCCTGGCACGCCGAGTGCACGGCGGCGATCCGCGGCGAGGGCGACCACGGGCTGAGCGACGAGGCGGCCGCGATGTTACCCGACGGCGAGGTGCCGACGGTGATGGGCAACCACGACCGCGCGGTCGCGTTCGACCAGGCCTACGGCTTCAACGACATGGCCGCCGCGGCGGTCGCCCACGCCCGCGAGACCTGCTCGGACGACCAGCTCGAGTGGCTGGGCGAGCTCCCCGAGCAGCGGGTCGTCTGCGACGGGCGGCTGCGGATCGTCCACGGCCACCCCGACGACC
Above is a genomic segment from Halosimplex halophilum containing:
- a CDS encoding IMP cyclohydrolase; this encodes MYVGRFVVVAPEVGAYRVSSRSFPNRKATGREPGTVTVGPTPDAPETDNPYVEYNCLRLTDRGAVVGNGSHVDPIAEKLALGYPARDALAEPLLALDFEKDDYDTPRVAGIVGVDAADPSTNADGPGAVIGTVRRDALLVEEVTEPTLVATYEKDSPEPVDFAATDAAAAASEAYGMDFEHEVCAVGVSGDSVAGFETAIFNGEA
- a CDS encoding metallophosphoesterase family protein, which translates into the protein MKVGIISDIHGNLVALEAVLADMPPVDRLVCAGDVVGYNPWHAECTAAIRGEGDHGLSDEAAAMLPDGEVPTVMGNHDRAVAFDQAYGFNDMAAAAVAHARETCSDDQLEWLGELPEQRVVCDGRLRIVHGHPDDPDRYTYPEEYNPGMLGDEDVLVTGHTHVQGHEFFDEGLILNPGAVGQPRDGDPRAAYSLVDFDSREIEARRVEYDVDRVVDAVRDADLPLRIGTRLRSGQ